The Dermochelys coriacea isolate rDerCor1 chromosome 7, rDerCor1.pri.v4, whole genome shotgun sequence genome window below encodes:
- the LOC119859053 gene encoding protein ATP6V1FNB: MRGLLTTRDQHCWTELIEKEAFSRISWKVKYGHKFPRLEPCSGPRRKCILPAICPPKEQEKRFSPPRIQEEETGFKKQGEGVSLPRKQEDKGQEPVLKEMRPATPNTKLLLYQGITQEGQGRHLYLQERKLKRPEEKFHYPVLSSWEYGWRLGDIITEIKAPLHARSGIVKDTFYIRSGVFHHPSKSDRLS, translated from the exons ATGAGGGGTCTATTGACCACAAGGGACCAGCACTGCTGGACGGAATTGATTGAGAAAGAGGCTTTCAGCAGGATCAGCTGGAAGGTGAAGTATGGGCACAAGTTCCCCAGGCTCGAGCCCTGCAGTGGTCCCAGGAGGAAATGTATTCTACCTGCTATCTGCCCTCCCAAGGAGCAGGAGAAGAGGTTCAGTCCCCCTAGGATCCAGGAGGAGGAAACTGGCTTTaagaagcagggggagggggtaagCCTCCCCAGGAAGCAGGAGGATAAGGGTCAGGAGCCCGTTCTTAAGGAAATGAGACCTGCTACCCCCAACACCAAGCTTCTGCTGTACCAGGGCATCACTCAGGAAGGCCAAGGGAGGCACCTGTACCTGCAGGAGAGAAAGCTGAAGAGACCTGAGGAGAAATTCCACTATCCAGTCCTGTCATCCTGGGAGTATGGCTGGCGCTTAG GAGACATTATTACTGAAATCAAGGCTCCACTTCATGCCAGGTCTGGAATTGTAAAGGATACTTTCTACATCAGAAGTGGAGTCTTCCATCATCCATCAAAAAGTGACAGGCTGTCGTGA